The Methanocellales archaeon genome has a window encoding:
- a CDS encoding molybdenum cofactor biosynthesis protein MoaB, which produces MRSHEEHKSHVRSVRCAVLTFSDSRTEESDDSGKLIKELLVKSGHEIVAYQVMKDDLKAIQKAVQDLIDSDVQVIITNGGTGISKKDVTIEAISELLDKKLDGFGDIFRFLSYEHMGSAAMMSRAIAGTIKNKIVICMPGSVDAVELGMKKLILPELGHMVWETNK; this is translated from the coding sequence ATGCGATCGCATGAGGAGCATAAAAGTCATGTGAGGAGTGTGAGATGTGCAGTTCTGACTTTCAGCGATTCCAGAACTGAGGAGAGCGACGATTCAGGCAAGCTGATCAAAGAGTTGCTGGTAAAGAGCGGTCATGAGATAGTAGCGTACCAAGTCATGAAAGATGACCTAAAGGCAATTCAAAAAGCAGTGCAAGATCTAATCGATTCCGACGTACAGGTCATAATCACCAATGGGGGCACAGGCATCTCGAAAAAAGATGTCACCATAGAGGCCATATCGGAACTGCTTGATAAAAAATTGGACGGCTTTGGGGATATATTCCGGTTCCTAAGTTATGAGCACATGGGAAGCGCAGCAATGATGAGCCGCGCTATAGCCGGAACGATAAAAAATAAAATCGTAATATGCATGCCCGGATCCGTAGATGCCGTCGAGCTGGGCATGAAAAAGTTGATCCTGCCGGAACTCGGACATATGGTGTGGGAGACGAACAAATGA
- a CDS encoding molybdenum cofactor biosynthesis protein MoaE, which yields MRTIHDLIEEVKSNPKIDRAGMILCHNGIVRGFSRGGEEVSKLRVKADRKALEKIIDEMKKKPGIVDLKVHINEGVLGVGDDVLLVVVAGDIRENTFPVLKEVVDTIKRSILEKEDI from the coding sequence ATGAGGACCATTCACGATTTGATAGAAGAGGTAAAATCCAACCCAAAAATAGACAGAGCAGGGATGATTCTATGTCACAATGGAATTGTTCGTGGCTTCTCAAGAGGTGGAGAGGAGGTCTCAAAGTTAAGGGTCAAAGCAGACAGAAAAGCACTGGAAAAAATTATAGATGAGATGAAGAAAAAGCCAGGCATAGTTGATCTCAAGGTTCACATAAATGAAGGAGTGCTTGGCGTCGGGGATGATGTCCTGTTGGTCGTGGTGGCAGGCGATATCCGCGAGAACACCTTCCCTGTTTTGAAAGAGGTGGTAGATACGATCAAAAGATCGATCCTGGAGAAGGAGGATATCTGA
- the moaA gene encoding GTP 3',8-cyclase MoaA, with protein sequence MQDRFGRETKGIRISVTQRCNLDCFYCHKEGQNPSKKEMTPSEIERIVFIGKKIGIKQLKITGGEPLVRRDICEIVQRASNHMKNISMTTNGILLEKYAADLKSAGLRRVNISFDTLDAEKYKIITGTDCLSKVVDGLNAAIANDLTPIKLNMVIMKGINEDEIEEMIRFASEKRVILQLIELEMFNKEFYDKYHYDIGPIVAELEERSVRVEEREMHHRRKYFIEIDGNISEVEVVKPMHNTTFCSNCTRMRVTADGKLKPCLLRSNNLVDLIGLIRKNASDEELIKTFKKAILLREPFWR encoded by the coding sequence ATGCAGGATAGATTTGGGAGAGAGACCAAAGGTATTCGCATATCAGTTACGCAAAGGTGCAACCTAGATTGCTTTTACTGCCATAAAGAGGGACAGAATCCTTCAAAAAAGGAGATGACACCATCTGAGATCGAGAGGATCGTCTTCATCGGAAAGAAAATTGGGATCAAACAACTGAAGATAACGGGCGGCGAACCATTGGTTAGGAGGGATATCTGCGAGATAGTTCAGCGTGCATCCAATCATATGAAGAATATATCGATGACCACCAATGGCATCCTGTTAGAAAAATACGCAGCAGATCTAAAGAGTGCTGGTCTGCGCAGAGTCAACATCAGCTTTGACACGCTGGATGCTGAGAAGTATAAGATTATCACCGGCACAGACTGCCTATCCAAAGTAGTTGACGGACTAAACGCTGCAATCGCCAATGATTTAACACCAATCAAATTAAACATGGTCATCATGAAGGGGATCAACGAGGATGAGATCGAGGAGATGATTCGCTTTGCTAGTGAAAAAAGGGTGATATTGCAACTAATCGAGCTTGAGATGTTCAACAAAGAATTCTATGACAAATATCACTATGACATTGGTCCAATCGTGGCCGAGTTAGAGGAAAGGTCTGTCCGAGTAGAGGAAAGGGAGATGCATCATCGCCGCAAATATTTTATCGAAATCGATGGCAATATTAGTGAGGTAGAGGTCGTCAAGCCCATGCATAACACCACTTTTTGTAGTAATTGTACCAGAATGAGGGTTACGGCTGACGGAAAACTGAAGCCTTGCCTTCTCAGAAGCAATAACCTAGTTGATTTAATAGGGCTCATTCGAAAAAACGCATCAGATGAGGAATTGATAAAAACGTTCAAAAAAGCGATTTTACTACGAGAGCCATTCTGGAGGTGA